Proteins from a single region of Pyrus communis chromosome 6, drPyrComm1.1, whole genome shotgun sequence:
- the LOC137737182 gene encoding beta-amyrin 28-monooxygenase-like produces MEHFYLTLLLGFVSFITLSLSVLFYRHRAQFVGTNLPPGKVGYPVIGETYQFLATGWKGHPEKFIFDRMTKYSSEVFKTSLMGEKAAIFCGAACNKFLFSNENKLVTAWWPSSVNKVFPSSLETSAKEEAKKMRKMLPNFMKPEALQRYIGIMDTVARRHFAEGWENKKEVEVFPLAKNYTFWLAARLFVSLEDSVEIAKLGDPFAVLASGIISMPLDFPGTPFYKAIKASNFIREELAKIIKQRKIDLAEGKASPTQDILSHMLLLCDEHGSHMKEHDIADKILGLLIGGHDTASATCTFIVKYLAELPHIYDQVYKEQMEVLSSKAPGELLNWDDLQKMKYSWNVAQEVLRLAPPLQGAFREAMSDFVFNGFTIPKGWKLYWSANSTHKNEAYFPEPFKFDPTRFEGNGPAPYTFVPFGGGPRMCPGKEYARLEILVFMHNLVKRFKWEKVLPDEQIVVDPLPMPAKGLPVRLFPHPKTATA; encoded by the exons ATGGAGCACTTCTATCTGACCCTCCTCTTAGGGTTTGTCTCCTTCATCACTCTGTCTCTCTCCGTGCTCTTTTACCGGCACAGAGCTCAGTTCGTCGGCACCAACCTGCCGCCTGGCAAAGTTGGCTACCCAGTGATCGGCGAGACCTACCAGTTCCTAGCCACAGGATGGAAAGGTCACCCGGAGAAATTCATCTTCGACCGTATGACCAAGTACTCCTCCGAAGTGTTCAAGACCTCACTCATGGGCGAGAAGGCCGCCATCTTCTGCGGTGCAGCCTGCAACAAGTTCTTGTTCTCCAACGAGAACAAGCTCGTCACTGCATGGTGGCCCAGCTCCGTCAACAAGGTCTTCCCTTCTTCTTTGGAGACTTCTGCCAAGGAGGAGGCCAAGAAGATGAGAAAGATGCTTCCCAACTTCATGAAGCCCGAGGCTCTCCAGCGATACATCGGCATCATGGATACCGTCGCCCGACGCCACTTCGCTGAGGGCTGGGAAAACAAGAAGGAAGTTGAAGTCTTTCCCCTCGCCAAGAA CTACACCTTTTGGCTTGCTGCACGGTTGTTTGTGAGCCTGGAGGACTCGGTTGAGATCGCCAAGCTAGGCGATCCGTTCGCAGTTTTGGCCTCGGGAATCATATCGATGCCTCTGGATTTCCCGGGGACTCCGTTTTACAAAGCGATCAAGGCGTCCAACTTCATCAGGGAGGAGCTGGCGAAGATCATCAAGCAGAGGAAGATAGACTTGGCGGAGGGCAAAGCGTCGCCAACGCAAGACATATTGTCTCACATGTTGTTGTTGTGCGACGAGCACGGAAGTCACATGAAGGAACACGATATCGCGGATAAGATTTTGGGGCTGCTGATAGGTGGCCATGACACTGCTAGCGCTACCTGCACTTTTATTGTCAAGTATCTTGCTGAGCTTCCTCACATTTATGACCAAGTCTACAAGG AGCAAATGGAGGTCCTAAGCTCAAAAGCACCAGGGGAGTTGTTGAACTGGGATGACCTACAGAAGATGAAATACTCATGGAACGTAGCTCAGGAAGTTCTCAGATTGGCTCCACCTCTTCAAGGAGCTTTCAGGGAAGCCATGTCTGACTTTGTCTTCAATGGTTTCACCATTCCAAAAGGCTGGAAG TTGTATTGGAGTGCAAATTCAACACATAAGAACGAAGCTTACTTCCCGGAACCATTCAAATTCGACCCTACAAGATTCGAAGGAAATGGTCCAGCACCATACACGTTTGTACCCTTCGGAGGAGGTCCTAGGATGTGCCCCGGCAAAGAGTACGCCCGATTGGAAATCCTAGTGTTCATGCAcaatttggtgaagaggttCAAATGGGAAAAAGTTCTTCCCGACGAGCAGATCGTAGTTGACCCACTGCCCATGCCCGCCAAGGGACTCCCCGTCCGCCTTTTCCCTCACCCTAAGACAGCCACAGCTTAA
- the LOC137735976 gene encoding uncharacterized protein, whose translation MIDDADAQVSARTTPPRREPRRSAEPSFPDVAQLGEAIATAIQSALRPSQMTPLETMYNLKLDKFEGYGAFEGAEQCKESASWWEQEVRRLTPEERTDWEVFRELFRKRFVPPEYNDRKKQEFTELRQGKLTANEYYRRCTDLSRYYLEVAANLREMLRRFHLGTKKKWRSMMTTTPCDSYQEFYKILLRIEDSENMPSESKEEEKDSNQRKDDKGKGQASLGPSKTQSFKRGGTSSSSSSSGFSATGQGRVGRFAGVTRDQRQGDTGRGRARVCRRCNNRHFGECRRGSSGCFTCGQMGHRAANCPQSQQRPQQSFLPPPAPIQQVLGPGSYGQTGHGGAYYYHGDAVPYAP comes from the exons atgatTGATGATGCGGACGCAcaagtaagtgccag aactacgcCGCCTCGtagggaaccacgtcgctctgctgagcctagtttccccgatgtagCTCAATTGGGGGAAGCTATCGCTACCGCTATTCAGTCGGCACTCCGCCCTTCCCAGATGACTCCtttggagactatgtacaatctgaagctAGATAAGTTTGAGGGCTACGGGGCTTTTGAGGGAGCTGAGCAGTG TAAGGAATCAGCatcctggtgggagcaggaggtTCGTCGTTTGACCCCAGAAGAAAGGACTGACTGGGAGGTGTTTAGGGAGTTGTTTCGAAAaaggtttgtgcctcctgagtaCAATGATCGCAAAAAGCAGGAATTTACAGAGTTGAGACAAGGAAAGTTGACGGCGAACGAGTATTATCGGAGATGTACTGATTTATCCCGTTATTATCTGGAGGTTGCTGCCAATCTGagggagatgcttcgtcgtttccatttgggtactaagaagaagtggcgttctatgatGACCACTACCCCTTGCGACTCTTACCAAGAGTTCTATAAGATTCtattgaggattgaggattccgAGAACATGCCCAGCGAGagtaaggaggaagaaaaagacaGCAACCAGAGGAAAGACGACAAgggcaaaggtcaggcatctCTAGGACCTAGCAAGACTCAGAGTTTTAAGCGAGGTGGGACTAGTTCCAGTTCTTCTAGCAGTGGTTTTAGTGCCACTGGTCAGGGTCGTGTTGGTAGATTTGCTGGGGTTACTAGAGACCAGAGGCAGGGTGATACTGGTAGAGGAAGGGCTCGagtttgccgcaggtgtaataaTCGGCATTTTGGAGAATGCAGGAGAGGCAGCAGTGGTTGTTTCacttgtgggcagatgggacatcgagctgcaaattgtccccagagtcagcagagGCCCCAGCAGTCTTTCCTGCCACCACCTGCGCCGATCCAGCAGGTTCTTGGCCCTGGTAGTTATGGTCAGACGGGTCATGGTGGTGCCTATTATTATCATGGTGATGCCGTTCCTTATGCGCCATGA